In Sphingobacterium thalpophilum, a genomic segment contains:
- a CDS encoding helix-turn-helix domain-containing protein — translation MTDDYELFFNEEPLNIRDVTDFPPASCLHPLKNAPISLQYNFTGAVLHRQRFILKQFQMELLQLDSDGTFRFGCRTLKNRLFILFCLDGEIRFTTERQQLITAARKGYFYISRGNAGTYHAHFPSPGTSLVLAVSISPAWAKHKVKSYLRLKEALALLMESDRLFGVMPHCEIGDDVLIWLRFLERFANSIKKNFPKLLRDLLVGALGYYENMLEQRSNEPIYKVKEYIEQNYSDPNLTVYKIADRFCFQEKTLRRKFITEFHVSPVKYITMVRLKEAKKLIDGAGLPMSAVWAKVGYNDIETFRQAYGK, via the coding sequence ATGACAGATGACTATGAATTGTTTTTTAACGAAGAACCACTGAATATCCGGGATGTCACGGATTTTCCGCCAGCTTCATGCCTACATCCATTGAAAAATGCCCCTATTTCCCTGCAATATAATTTTACGGGAGCAGTGCTCCACCGCCAGCGGTTTATCCTTAAACAATTTCAAATGGAGCTGCTGCAGCTGGATTCCGATGGAACCTTCCGGTTTGGCTGCCGCACCCTAAAGAACAGGCTTTTTATTTTATTCTGTTTGGATGGTGAGATCAGGTTTACCACCGAACGTCAGCAATTGATCACAGCAGCCAGAAAAGGATATTTCTATATATCCCGTGGCAATGCTGGAACATATCATGCACACTTTCCCAGCCCGGGCACAAGCCTTGTGCTCGCAGTTTCGATATCTCCTGCCTGGGCTAAACATAAAGTTAAATCCTATCTCAGACTAAAGGAAGCACTGGCCCTGCTCATGGAGTCCGATAGATTGTTCGGTGTCATGCCCCATTGCGAGATAGGCGACGACGTGCTGATCTGGTTGCGTTTTCTGGAACGATTCGCAAATTCGATAAAAAAGAATTTTCCAAAACTGCTCAGGGACCTGTTGGTCGGTGCCCTTGGATATTATGAAAATATGCTGGAGCAGCGGAGCAATGAACCCATCTATAAAGTTAAGGAGTATATAGAGCAAAATTACAGCGACCCGAACCTTACAGTTTACAAGATCGCAGACCGGTTCTGTTTTCAGGAAAAAACCCTACGAAGGAAATTTATCACGGAGTTCCATGTGAGCCCAGTAAAATACATTACCATGGTGAGACTGAAAGAAGCCAAAAAGCTCATTGATGGTGCCGGACTCCCCATGTCTGCAGTCTGGGCAAAAGTCGGCTATAATGATATCGAAACTTTCCGCCAGGCGTACGGAAAATAG
- a CDS encoding MauE/DoxX family redox-associated membrane protein yields the protein MKRERIIKVTGQYSFILLWGITAALKLSGWEQTKSEMALQSFPQWLEHSLLWGLPALYIVLTVLLLYKSTVQLGVRLSTIVMTIFTLYLLFGVSGVLGYTPCACAGIWPTNNHWLHIVLNSLFIILGLIYWILAHRSHLGKDVISGFGRKEDTVLS from the coding sequence ATGAAAAGAGAGAGGATAATAAAAGTCACCGGTCAGTACAGCTTTATATTGCTGTGGGGGATCACTGCTGCATTGAAACTCTCGGGCTGGGAACAGACCAAAAGTGAGATGGCACTGCAGTCATTCCCGCAATGGTTGGAACACAGCCTTCTGTGGGGCCTCCCGGCTCTGTATATAGTCTTGACCGTATTGCTGCTCTATAAATCCACAGTACAGCTCGGGGTCAGACTATCTACCATCGTGATGACTATTTTCACGCTATATCTACTGTTCGGCGTGTCGGGGGTACTCGGTTATACGCCCTGTGCATGTGCAGGTATCTGGCCAACAAATAATCACTGGTTGCATATTGTACTCAATAGCCTGTTTATTATTCTTGGTTTAATATACTGGATATTGGCCCATAGAAGCCATCTGGGAAAAGACGTCATTTCCGGATTTGGCAGAAAGGAGGATACGGTCTTATCATAA